Proteins encoded by one window of Cyprinus carpio isolate SPL01 chromosome B6, ASM1834038v1, whole genome shotgun sequence:
- the mtmr14 gene encoding myotubularin-related protein 14 isoform X2 — protein sequence MMASRSEEITDLIYVFSKSQYRAKEVTPSVERIEKRYLELFDRDYKYSIIHNTNGDVCGHYPRKIVFLEYESSDNNKESFESTLQISRLQDLVNRSKMARCRGRFVCPVILYNGKHVCRSSTLAGWGELYGRTGYNYIFSGGSDDTFGDAEEVLEDDCAVRNNDSQLFDKVRGSDIKLLKYLSVRYICDLMVENKKVKFGLNVTSSEKVDKAQRYADFTLLSVPYPGCEFFREYKDRDYTAEGLVFNWNQDYVDAPLTIPACFTKNLNINWSEYQSWDLVQQTQNYLKLLLHIINSDDENGLLVHCISGWDRTPLFVSLLRLSLWADGAIHASLEPSEILYLTIAYDWFLFGHMLPDRLSKGEEIFFFCFNFLKHIVCDTFSVIKKQRRKNSQFKDADFTVDDLCQLKETSAPSSLLAEATDPITTGPQAPNGRKGMPLSSHPGHWNRPITSEERTPNVMTEASPLGSFKSSSSSSSNHSDQNVLRTGSTPLAVPGRRPVVEYARSGSSLSTDYGSWQIVSGCGSIHDLPPVPSESPLPFSFQDEGPSGRMCTFVPERQVRLEAVRELFLAAYSSTVGLKSSASSPSGAISGLLEQFARGVGLRGTNAII from the exons ATGATGGCTAGCCGGAGCGAGGAGATAACCGATCTGATCTATGTGTTCTCTAAGAGTCAGTACAGAGCGAAGGAGGTCACCCCGTCG GTAGAGAGAATAGAGAAGCGATATTTGGAGCTGTTTGACCGGGACTACAAGTACAGTATCATCCACAACACCAATGGGGACGTGTGTGGTCACTACCCGCGGAAGATTGTGTTTCTGGAATATGAATCTTCAGATAACAATAAAGAGAG CTTTGAGAGTACATTGCAGATCAGTAGGTTGCAGGATCTGGTGAACCGCAGTAAGATGGCTCGCTGTAGAGGGAGATTTGTCTGTCCAGTCATCCTCTACAATGGAAAG CATGTGTGTCGATCATCCACACTAGCAGGTTGGGGCGAACTTTATGGACGCACTGGATACAACTACATTTTTTCAG GGGGTTCAGATGACACCTTTGGTGATGCTGAAGAGGTTCTGGAGGATGACTGTGCAGTTCG GAATAATGATTCACAGTTGTTTGATAAGGTTAGGGGCTCTGACATTAAGCTGTTGAAGTATTTGTCTGTACGCTACATCTGTGACCTCATGGTAGAGAATAAGAAGGTCAAGTTTGGCCTCAA TGTGACTTCCTCAGAAAAGGTGGACAAGGCCCAACGCTATGCTGACTTCACCCTACTCTCTGTGCCTTATCCAG GATGTGAATTCTTCAGGGAATATAAAGACAGAGATTACACCGCAGAAGGGCTTGTCTTCAACTGGAATCAG GACTATGTGGATGCTCCTCTGACAATCCCTGCTTGTTTTACAAAAAACCTTAACATCAACTGGAGTGAATATCAG TCATGGGACCTGGTGCAGCAGACTCAGAACTATCTGAAACTGCTTCTACATATCATCAACTCTGATG ATGAGAACGGTTTACTGGTGCACTGTATATCAGGCTGGGACAGGACACCTCTCTTCGTATCTCTGCTCAGACTTTCTTTGTGGGCG gATGGTGCCATTCATGCCAGTCTGGAGCCGTCTGAGATCCTTTACCTGACTATCGCATATGACTGGTTTCTTTTTGG TCACATGCTGCCTGATCGGCTCTCTAAGGGGGAGGAG attttctttttctgcttcaATTTTCTGAAGCATATTGTTTGTGACACattttcagtcataaaaaaacaaag AAGAAAAAATTCTCAATTCAAAGATGCTGACTTCACAGTCGATGACCTCTGCCAGTTaa AAGAGACATCTGCTCCATCCAGTCTACTTGCAGAAGCTACAGACCCGATTACCACTGGACCTCAGGCTCCTAATGG GAGGAAAGGCATGCCATTGTCTTCTCATCCTGGGCATTGGAACCGACCGATCACTTCAGAGGAAAGAACACCTAATGTAATGACTGAGGCCAGTCCTCTGGGGTCCTTTAAGTCCTCAAGCTCTTCCTCATCCAACCATTCAGATCAAAATGTTTTACGGACAGGAAGCACCCCGTTAGCTGTACCAGGAAGGAG GCCAGTGGTGGAATATGCTCGGTCAGGCTCCTCGCTGTCCACAGATTATGGCAGTTGGCAGATTGTGTCAGGATGTGGGAGCATCCATGATCTTCCTCCAGTGCCCTCAGAGTCTCCTCTTCCATTCAGCTTCCAGGACGAGGGTCCCAGCGGACGAAT
- the mtmr14 gene encoding myotubularin-related protein 14 isoform X1 — protein sequence MMASRSEEITDLIYVFSKSQYRAKEVTPSVERIEKRYLELFDRDYKYSIIHNTNGDVCGHYPRKIVFLEYESSDNNKESFESTLQISRLQDLVNRSKMARCRGRFVCPVILYNGKHVCRSSTLAGWGELYGRTGYNYIFSGGSDDTFGDAEEVLEDDCAVRNNDSQLFDKVRGSDIKLLKYLSVRYICDLMVENKKVKFGLNVTSSEKVDKAQRYADFTLLSVPYPGCEFFREYKDRDYTAEGLVFNWNQDYVDAPLTIPACFTKNLNINWSEYQSWDLVQQTQNYLKLLLHIINSDDENGLLVHCISGWDRTPLFVSLLRLSLWADGAIHASLEPSEILYLTIAYDWFLFGHMLPDRLSKGEEIFFFCFNFLKHIVCDTFSVIKKQRRKNSQFKDADFTVDDLCQLKPRDRGSVTSLSSDFSLITEETSAPSSLLAEATDPITTGPQAPNGRKGMPLSSHPGHWNRPITSEERTPNVMTEASPLGSFKSSSSSSSNHSDQNVLRTGSTPLAVPGRRPVVEYARSGSSLSTDYGSWQIVSGCGSIHDLPPVPSESPLPFSFQDEGPSGRMCTFVPERQVRLEAVRELFLAAYSSTVGLKSSASSPSGAISGLLEQFARGVGLRGTNAII from the exons ATGATGGCTAGCCGGAGCGAGGAGATAACCGATCTGATCTATGTGTTCTCTAAGAGTCAGTACAGAGCGAAGGAGGTCACCCCGTCG GTAGAGAGAATAGAGAAGCGATATTTGGAGCTGTTTGACCGGGACTACAAGTACAGTATCATCCACAACACCAATGGGGACGTGTGTGGTCACTACCCGCGGAAGATTGTGTTTCTGGAATATGAATCTTCAGATAACAATAAAGAGAG CTTTGAGAGTACATTGCAGATCAGTAGGTTGCAGGATCTGGTGAACCGCAGTAAGATGGCTCGCTGTAGAGGGAGATTTGTCTGTCCAGTCATCCTCTACAATGGAAAG CATGTGTGTCGATCATCCACACTAGCAGGTTGGGGCGAACTTTATGGACGCACTGGATACAACTACATTTTTTCAG GGGGTTCAGATGACACCTTTGGTGATGCTGAAGAGGTTCTGGAGGATGACTGTGCAGTTCG GAATAATGATTCACAGTTGTTTGATAAGGTTAGGGGCTCTGACATTAAGCTGTTGAAGTATTTGTCTGTACGCTACATCTGTGACCTCATGGTAGAGAATAAGAAGGTCAAGTTTGGCCTCAA TGTGACTTCCTCAGAAAAGGTGGACAAGGCCCAACGCTATGCTGACTTCACCCTACTCTCTGTGCCTTATCCAG GATGTGAATTCTTCAGGGAATATAAAGACAGAGATTACACCGCAGAAGGGCTTGTCTTCAACTGGAATCAG GACTATGTGGATGCTCCTCTGACAATCCCTGCTTGTTTTACAAAAAACCTTAACATCAACTGGAGTGAATATCAG TCATGGGACCTGGTGCAGCAGACTCAGAACTATCTGAAACTGCTTCTACATATCATCAACTCTGATG ATGAGAACGGTTTACTGGTGCACTGTATATCAGGCTGGGACAGGACACCTCTCTTCGTATCTCTGCTCAGACTTTCTTTGTGGGCG gATGGTGCCATTCATGCCAGTCTGGAGCCGTCTGAGATCCTTTACCTGACTATCGCATATGACTGGTTTCTTTTTGG TCACATGCTGCCTGATCGGCTCTCTAAGGGGGAGGAG attttctttttctgcttcaATTTTCTGAAGCATATTGTTTGTGACACattttcagtcataaaaaaacaaag AAGAAAAAATTCTCAATTCAAAGATGCTGACTTCACAGTCGATGACCTCTGCCAGTTaa agcCAAGAGATCGGGGTAGTGTGACAAGTTTGAGCAGTGATTTCTCTCTTATCACAGAAGAGACATCTGCTCCATCCAGTCTACTTGCAGAAGCTACAGACCCGATTACCACTGGACCTCAGGCTCCTAATGG GAGGAAAGGCATGCCATTGTCTTCTCATCCTGGGCATTGGAACCGACCGATCACTTCAGAGGAAAGAACACCTAATGTAATGACTGAGGCCAGTCCTCTGGGGTCCTTTAAGTCCTCAAGCTCTTCCTCATCCAACCATTCAGATCAAAATGTTTTACGGACAGGAAGCACCCCGTTAGCTGTACCAGGAAGGAG GCCAGTGGTGGAATATGCTCGGTCAGGCTCCTCGCTGTCCACAGATTATGGCAGTTGGCAGATTGTGTCAGGATGTGGGAGCATCCATGATCTTCCTCCAGTGCCCTCAGAGTCTCCTCTTCCATTCAGCTTCCAGGACGAGGGTCCCAGCGGACGAAT